Within the Micromonospora citrea genome, the region ATCATGACGTTGTCGGCAATCGCCACGGCGTATCGCGACGACAACGTCATGATCAACGCTAAGCGGCCAGTGCGCGGAGCCCGGGCCGCGCGGGAGCCCGGGCCGCGCGGGAGCCCGGGCCGCGCGGGAGCCCGGGCCGCGCGGGAGCCCGGGCCGCGCGGGAGCCCGGGCCGCGCGGGAGCCCGGGCCGCGCGGGAGCCCGGGCCGCGCGGGAGCCCGGGCTCCGGGCGCGGAGGATGGGCGCGCGCCCCGGACCTCGGGTCCGGGGCGCGCGGGGGGGGTCAGTCGCGTTCGACCTGGTGGCCGACGACGGTCGGGCCGAGCATGACGGCGAAGCCGGAGCCGTCGCGGCGCGGATCCGCCGCCGGCAGCTCCACCGGCTCGCCCGTGGCGGTGGCACCCACCGGACGCGGCCCCACCCAGGCCACGACCACGTCGGTCTCACCCTTGAGGAACCGGTGGGCACGCACCCCGCCGGTCGCCCTGCCCTTCGCCGGGTACGCCTGGAACGGCGTCACCTTGACCGTCGCGCCCGTGGAGGTGACCACCATCGGCTCACCGTGCGCCGGGTCGTCGGTGCGGACCGCGCCGAAGAACACCACCCGCGCGCCGGCCGGCAGGTTGATGCCCGCCATGCCGCCGCCCTTGAGGCCCTGCGGGCGCACGAGCCCGGCGGCGAAGCGCAGCAGCGACGCCTCGGAGGTGACGAACGTGAGCGTCTCCGCCCCGTCGGTCAGCCAGGTCGCCCCGACCACCTCGTCGCCCTCGCGCAGGCCGATCACCTCGAACTCGTCGGAACGGACGGGCCACTCCGGCGCGCAGACCTTGACCACGCCCTGCCGGGTGCCCAGCGCCAGCCCCGGGGAGCCCTCGGCCGTCGGCCCGAGCGGCGCCAGCCCCACCACGGTCTCGCCGGGCTCCAGCGGCACCAGCTCGGCGGCGGCCATCCCGCCGCGCAGCGACACCGTCCCGGCCTGCTCGGGCAGCACCGGCAGCGGCAGCACGTCGACCTTGAACGCGCGGCCTGCGCTGGTCACCAGCAACACCCGGCCCCGGGCGGTGGAGTGCACCACGGCGCGTACGGCGTCGTGCTTGACCCGGCCGTGCCGCCGGCGACCCTCGGACGCCTCCTCCGACTCCGCCGCCGTCCGGGCGACCAGCCCGGTCGCGGACAGGATCACCTGGCACGGGTCGTCGGCGACCTCCAGCGGGCCGGCCGGCGCGGACGCGGCCAGCACCTCCTTCAGGTCGCCGTCGACGAGCGTGGTGCGGCGCGGGGCGCCGAACTGCTTGACGACGGCCGCCAGCTCGTCGGAGACGACCTTCTTCAGCACCTTCGGGTCGTCGAGGATCGTCGAGAGCTGGGCGATCTCCGTGCGCAGCTTCTCCTGCTCGGCCTCCAGCTCGATCCGGTCGTACCTGGTCAGCCGGCGCAGCGGAGTGTCCAGGATGTAGGTCGCCTGGATCTCGGAGAGCCTGAACTTCTGCATCAGGCCGTCCTTGGCGGCCTGGGCGTCCTCGCTGGCCCGGATCAGCTTGACCACCTTGTCGATGTCGAGCAGGGCGATCAGCAGGCCGTCGACCAGGTGCAGCCGCTCCTCGCGCTTGCGGCGGCGGTAGGAGCTGCGCCGGGTCACGACCTCGTAGCGGTGGGCCAGGAAGACCTCCAGCAGCGCCTTCAACCCGAGGGTCTGCGGCTGCCCGTCGACCAGCACCAGGTTGTTGACGCCGAACGACTGCTCCAGCGGGGTGAGCCGGTAGAGGTCGGCGAGCAGCGCCTGCGGGTTGACGCCGACCTTGCACTCGATGACCAGGCGGGTGCCGCTCTCCCGGTCGGTGAGGTCCTTGACGTCGGCGATGCCGGTGAGCCGCTTGGTCTTGTTGACCTCGTTGGTGATGGCCGCGATGACCTTCTCCGCGCCGACGCCGTACGGCAGTTCGACGACGGTGATCGCCTGCCGGCCCCGGCTGCCCTCCAGCGGGCCGATCTCGACCTTGCCCCGCATGCGGACCACGCCGCGCCCGGTCTCGTAGGCCCGGCGCACCTCGTCGAGGCCGAGGAGCAGGCCGCCGGTGGGCAGATCGGGGCCGGGGACGAACTCCATCAGCTTGTCTAGCGTGGCGTCCGGGTGGTTGATCAGCCAGCGGGCGGCCGAGACGACCTCGCCGAGGTTGTGCGGGATCATGTTGGTGGCCATGCCGACCGCGATCCCGGACGCGCCGTTGACCAGCAGGTTGGGGAACGCGGCGGGCAGCACCGTGGGCTGGGTCAGCGAGCCGTCGTAGTTGGGCTCGACGTCGACCGTGTCCTCGCCCATCTCGCCGACGAGCAGCATCGCCTCCCGGGACATTCGGGCCTCGGTGTAACGTGCTGCCGCCGGTCCGTCGTCCTGGCTTCCGAAATTTCCATGCCCGTCGATGAGTGGCACGTTCAGCGAGAAGTCCTGCGCCAGCCGGACCATCGCGTCGTAGATGGCGGTGTCGCCGTGCGGGTGGTAGCGGCCCATCACGTCACCGACCACCCGAGCCGACTTGACGTGGGCGCGATCGGGGCGGAAACCGGACTCGTACATCGACCAGAGGATGCGGCGGTGCACCGGCTTGAGGCCGTCGCGGGCGTCGGGCAGGGCCCGGGAGTGGATCACCGAGAAGGCGTACTCCAGGTAGGAGTCGGAGACTTCGGTGACCAGCGGATTGTCGAAGACCCGCGCGCCGGCCTGGTCGAAGGCGGACAGGTCCACCTTGGCGCGGTCGTCCTTGCGGCGTGCCATCGTTCAGTTTCCCTTTCGGCGGACGGTGCTCATGCGTCGATCGCCTCGCGGTCGACCCGGTCGGCGGAGTCGATCAGCCAGTTGCGGCGCGGCTCCACCTTCTCCCCCATCAGCAGTTCGAGGATCCGCTCGGCGGCGTCGACGTCGTCGAGGGTGATCCGGCGGACCGCCCGGGTGGCCGGGTTCATCGTGGTCTCCCACAGCTCGTCGGCGTCCATCTCGCCGAGGCCCTTGAAGCGCGGGATCGGGGTGACGATCTGCTTGCCGGCCTTCTCCAGCTTGCGGACCGTCGCCTCCATCTCGGCCTGGGTGTAGGTGTAGATCGTCTGCGGGTTGCGCCCCTTCGTGGTGATCTTGTGCAGGGGCGGCATCGCGGCGTAGAGCCGGCCAGCCTCGATCAGCGGCCGCATGTAGCGGGCGAAGAGCGTGATCAGCAGCGTGCGGATGTGCGCGCCGTCCACGTCGGCGTCGGCCATGATCAGCACTCGGCCGTAGCGCATGGCCGACAGGTCGAAGGTGCGGCCGGAACCGGCCCCGAGCACCTGCACGATCGCCGCGCACTCGGCATTGTCCAGCACCTGCTGGAGGTTGGCCTTCTGCACGTTGAGGATCTTGCCCCGGATCGGAAGAAGCGCCTGATATTCGGCCGTGCGTGCAACCCGCGCACTGTTGTGGACGAAGACTCCGGCCTCAAGGGCGAAGTTGTGGTGACCCTCGACCGTCAGGTCATACACGTCTGCGGTCTCATCGAGCCGCTCCACCGATACGACATGGTGGTTGACCAGGCCGACCGACTCCCGCAGACGGGTGTAGTCGCCGTCGTAGAGGGCGAGGAGCCGGTCGAACCGCAGACCGGTGCGCGCGCTCCGGAGGCGCTCGGCCTCGTACGCTTGCGCAAGTTCGGCGTCCGGCAGCCCCAGCAGCGGGGCGAGGCGCCGAAGCGCTGCCAGGCGCCTGCCCTCCTGCTGACGATCCACCCGTTCCGCCCGGGGCACGTTGGCCACGTACGCGGCCCGGCCCGCCTGGGCCTTGGCGAGGTGACCGGTAGCCGGGTCCGACATTCGCCGCTTCATCAGGCGTGAGTGGCGTTCGCCGAATTCCGGATTGTCCTCGTGCCAGGCCAGCACCGCGTTGCGCTGGCGTTCCCGCTCGGCGGGATCGGCGAACTGCTCGACGGTCTTTCGCGAACGCCAGGCACGCAACCCGGGATCGTCCCACTGCCGCACTGCACGGTCACGCCACTCCTGGCGACGAGCGGGATCGGCAAAATACCTGCGGACGCGGTCGGCGGCGGCCTCTCGGTGCTCAGGCTTCGACCAGTACTGCGCCTGTCGGTCGCGCATCCGATCGGCGTAGGCGCGCCGCTCGTCGTCGCTGAGCGCGTTGTACCAGTCCTGGAAGGCCTGTTCGATCTTCGCCCGGAACGCGGGTGACTCGTTGAGCGCGAACAGCCGGGCAAGGCATGCCTCACGGAAGGCAGGATCACGCCACTGCGCGGTGAGCATGGCGGACTTGAATTCCCGGCCACCGTTGTCGAACCACTCCCGCCAGCCCGCCTGGACGTGTTCGCCCATCATCGCGGCGTGCAGTGCCGAATGATCGGCCCAGGTCATCCGCTGGATGTTCCGCGGATCGTTGTTGCGCTTGTTGATGTCGACGTGGTGACGGACGTTGCCGTTGGCGGCGCTGTCCCTTCCGTGACGGAGATTCCACGCGTCCGCGAGGTAGTGGGTGTAGACCCACTCCTCGCGATCGTTCATCCAGACCCGTTCGTATCCGTGCAGTTTATGCCCCTCGGCCTTGCTGGAGACGCTTCGATAGAGCGGCATCAGCGATTCGCCGGGGGCCAGGGCGTCGGCGCGCCGATAGGAGCCGTCACGTAGCCGGAAGAGGTGGTCCGGTGTGCACCGCACCGACTCACCGTTGTCGAGGACGACTCGGACGAGCGGAGCGTTTCGCTTGGTCAGACGCGGTTCCACCAGAGGAGCGATCACCACACGGCCAGCCTTGTTGGTCGTGTAGCCGAAATGGGTCACTCCCTGAGCCCAGTCGGCTGCCAGATCGGCGAAGGACCTGGCCTCGCCCGAGGCGAGCGCCACCATGGTGTCGCCGGTAAAGCACCCCAACGCGCTGTCACCCTCGACGATGAACAGCTCGCTGCGATCGACCCCGGTGGCGCGGCAGTCGACCAGCTTGGGTGGCATCGACGCGCCCTCCAGGGCGGTCTTGCGGCGGGCGGCGTCCTTCTGCTGCTTCTGGGTCAGCCGCACCCGGGCCGCGTCGACGATCTTCTGCAGGACCGTACGCGCCTCGGCCTTGGTCCTGCGGTCCTCCAGCCAGGCCTTCAGGTGCTGCTCGACAAGCGACTGGATCACCTTGGTGATGCCGGCGGTGGAGAGCTCGTCCTTGGTCTGCGAGGTGAACTGCGGCTCCGGGATCCGCACGTGCACGACCGCGGTCATGCCCTCCAGGACGTCGTCCAGGGTGGGCGGATCCTCCTTGGCCTTGAGCAGGCCACGGGTGTTGCGGACGGCGTCGGCGAGGGTGCGCGCCAGGGCCCGCTCGAAGCCCTTGCGGTGGGTGCCGCCGTGCGCGTTGCGGATGGTGTTGGTGAAGCATTCGACGGTGCGCTCGTAGCCCGTGCCCCACCGGAAGGCCACCTCGACCTCGGCCCGGCGCTGCACGTTGGACTGCATCACCCCGTTGGCGTCGGCGGCGTTCTCGCGGTAGGTGCCCTCGCCGGTGACCATCAGCGTGCCGGAGACGGGCCGGTCGCCGGCCGGGGCGAGGAACTCCACCATGTCGGTCAGCCCGTTGGGGTAGTGGAATTTCTCCTCGGTCGGCTCCTCGCCGGTGTGGTCGCGCAGCGTGTAGCTGACGCCGGGGACCAGGAACGCGGTGTTGCGCAGCTTCGTCCGCACGGCGTCGGCGTCCAGCGCGGCACCGGTCTCGAAGTAGCGCGCGTCATGCCACCAGCGGATCGAGGTGCCGGTGCGCTGGCCGCGCTTCATCGCGCCGACGATCTGGAGCCCGGGGCCGGGGGTGAAGGCGGCGTCGGGGCCGTCGCCGTCGAAGATGCCCGGCACGCCGTGCCGGAACGACATCGCGTGGATCTTGCCGCCCCGGCGGACGGTGACGTCGAACCGACGGGACAGGGCGTTGACCGCCGAGGCGCCCACGCCGTGCAGGCCGCCGGAGGTCTTGTAGCCGGAGCCGCCGAACTTGCCGCCGGCGTGCAGCCGGGTCAGCACCAGCTCGACGCCGGAGATGCCCGACTTGGCGTGCACGTCGGTGGGGATGCCGCGCCCGTCGTCGTCGACCTGGACCGAGCCGTCGACGTGCAGCGTCACCTCGACCTTCGTGGCGTGGCCGGCGACGCCCTCGTCGGTCGAGTTGTCGAGGATCTCGTTGACGAGGTGACCCACGCCACGGCTGTCGGTGGAGCCGATGTACATGCCGGGCCGCTTGCGGACGGCGTCCAGCCCTTCGAGGTGCGTGAGGTCGTCGGCCCCGTACAGGGTCTCAGGCTCTGCGGTCAACTGGTCGTACTCCCGGGTCTCGGCGGTGTGGTGCCGCGTCCGACATCGTCGGTCGGCCGGCGCGCCGGAGCGAGCCTAACCGGGAGATGCGACAGGACGACGGCGCCCCGCAGCGAGGCCCGCACCACGTCGCGGTGCGGGCCTCGGCGGCGTCGTCGCGCGGTGTGTCCGGATCCGGCGCCGACCGGCGCCGTGACCGGTTCGCGGGTCAGCCGGCCGCGGGTGGGTCCACCTGGACAACAACCGAGCCGTACCCGACGTTCCCGACGCTGTCGACGGCCGCCACGTAGAGGGTGTTCGTGCCGTGGGCCGGGGTGGTCAGGGTCACCGACACCGTCCTGCCGGGGTAGCCGAGGGTGGTGCCGGCCTCCGCCTCCTCGGTGGGCGGGCTGCTCCAGCCGTACCGGAAGCTCACCACGTCGGAGTCGGGCGAGCGGAGCTTGTACGTGTAGAACTGCCCGGGCGGGGCGGGGTTGGTGACCGGGTCGACGGTCACCGTGGGAGCCGTGTCGTCGACGGTGAACTCGCACCACGGCGACCAGGGGCTGACCATGCCGTAGGGCGCGGCGTCGGTGCTGCGGGTCCGCCAGGCGTACGCGCCGCCGCCGTTGACGCCGGTCACGGGCGCCGTGGTGGACCGTGCGCCGGCGGTCACCGTCGCGCCGGCCGGCGGGGTCAGTCGCGGCGTGCTGCTGTCGTAGCTGCCCGAGGCGGGGACCTCCAGCAGCTCGTACGTGGTCTGCAGGGTCTGGCCGGCGTCCGCGTCGGGGAAGACGGCGGAGAGGGTCGGCGCGGTCGGCAGGGCGACCCGGCCGCCGGCGACGCAGTCCTGCCCGCCGGCCTGGAGGCCGGTCGGCTGACCGGGCAGGGAGTCGTAGTCGACCAGCAGGCGGGCCTCGTCCGGGTAGAACTTCTTGTACCGGTTCTGGTCGCTCTCGCCGGTGCCCGTCGAGTCGCTGCACGCGCAGAAGCCGAAGGTGATCGAGGCTGCTCCGGTGCCGGCCTGGGTGCGGACGGCCGCCGTGACGTTGCTGCCGGTGAAGTTCATGACGGCGTCGGGCTGCGGACCGGTGGCGCAGGCGCTGGCGCTGGCGCTCGCCCTGAGCGCGGTCAGCGCGGGGGCCCAGGCGGTGCGGGGGGTGCTCGCGACGGGTGCCGACTGGTGCATGTAGGTCGGCGTGGCGAAGCAGCTCCAGGAGTGGTCCAGCTTCATCCGGACGTACGCCGACTGGATGTGCTTGCCCGCGAGCACGCCGGTCGGGAACTCGAAGTACGAGCGGTAGGTGCGGTTGCTGTCGGGGGTGTAGCCGACGATCGCCCGGGTGGTGTCGCTGTTGGTGAAGTTGTCGCTGGTGGCGTACGCCCAGCGGCTCCTGACGGCCGACCACGACGGGTCGATGTAGACCGGGAAGGCGGCCTTCGCCGGGTCGAGCAGGCCCGGCGTGGGGCGCAGCACCAGGTCGCCGGCGGCGTCGATGGCGGTGGCGACCGGAGCGGTCCGGGCCCCCGCGCCGGGGCCGGCGGCGGAGGACCGTCCCGCCGCCGACCTGCCGGTGACGGAGGCGGAGTCCCACATCTCCGCAGGCGCGCTGCGCGCCACCTCGACGGCGCCGGCGTGCGCCCGCAGCGAGCCGTCCGCGTCGCGCCGGACCCGCACGTCGCCGCCGAGGTCGAAGCGGATCTCCCGCAGGGCGGGGTCGGCGGCCGCCTGCGGGGTCTTCACCGTGAGGACGTGCGTGAATCCGGTGCGGGTGGCCCGCAGGACCAGGTCCACGCCGGGCAGCACCTCGGGATAGGTGGCGGCGTCGCCTTCGACGACCGGCGCGGGAAGCGCGTGCGGCCAGGACAGGGTCAGGGACTTCCCACCGTTGGTCAGCGTGGTGGCCGGGCCGCGCCCGCCGGCCGGCCGAGAACCGAACGTCGGCCGGGGAGACCGCCGGACGGAACCCGTCGGCGCCGTCGCGGCGCAGGGTGAGGTCGATGTCGGCCCACGACCCGTCGGCCCGGCGGACCCGCTGCGGGACGGCGGCGGATTCGGCCACGAAGCCGCCGGAGGGCTTGGCGAAGACCTGGGTCAGTTCGGTGCGGGCGGCGAGCACCTCCACCCGCCGGCCGGTCCGCGCGGCCGTCGCGGTGGCCCGCTGCGCCTCGGCGGCGGCGCCCGTGCCGGCGGCGGTCGGCTGCGGCGCGGCCGACGCGGGCGCGGCCAACGCGGTGGCGCCGAGCGCCACCACCAGCCCGGCCGCCGCGAGACGACGGACGGATCGGTTCTGGATCAGGACAGCGTGCATCGAGCGGCCAGCGGCCACCGCAACCCCCGTGGAAGTAGGAAGCCGGACGCCCGGAACTGTAGAGACGGACTTCGACCGGTGTCCATAGCCGTCACATCCTGTGAGCACAAGCGGGACATAGGCCCTCACGACCGCCCCGCCGTCGCCGCTCGGTCGACGCTCCGTCAGGCGACGCTCGATGCCTCGTGCCCCGGAGGGAGCGCCGGAGGACGGAACGGCCCGGCGGCGTCGGCTGCGGGTCTGGCGTGCCGGCCGGCGGATGTCGGTACCGGCCCCTAGGCTCGTGGCGGTCGCGCCGGGCGGGAGCGCCGACGTCAGTTGGGGGCTGGGATGGGCGGCGAGGATCGGGCCGACAGGTTGTCGGCGGAGTCGCTCGCGGCGGGCGATCCGACCGGCTGGTTCGAGCGGCTCTACACCGAGGCGCAGCGGGGCGACGCGGTCGTGCCGTGGGACCGGGAGGCGCCGCACGGGATGCTCGTCGGGTGGGCCGCCGCGCGGGGGCTGGCGGGGTCGGGCCGACGGGCGGTCGTGGTGGGCTGCGGCTACGGGCGGGACGCCGAGCACGTCGCCGGGCTGGGCTTCGCCACGGTGGCCTTCGACGTCTCCCCCACCGCCGTCGAAGGGGCGCGGCGGCGGCACCCGCGTTCCGCCGTGGACTACCGGGTCGCCGACCTGTTCGACCCGCCGGCGGGCTGGCGGCACGGCTTCGACCTGGTGGTGGAGAGCATGACCGTGCAGGCGTTGCCGGTCGAGCTTCGCGGGGCCGCGACCGCCGCCGTGGCCTCGCTGGTCGCGCCGGGCGGCACGCTGTTGGTGATCGCCGCCGGGCGCGGCGACGACGAGGCCCCGCCGGCCGGGCCGCCGTGGCCGCTGAGCCGTGCCGAGGTGGCCGGGTTCGCCGTCGACGGCGTAACGCCCGTCGAGGTCGAGGCCCACGAGGACCCCGCGGGCGTACGCCGCTGGCGCGCCGAGTTCCGCCGGCCCGCCTGACCCGTCCCACCCGACTTCCCCCGCGGCCAGCCGTGGGTCGGATCCGCCCGCCGCGACCCGCCGCGACCCGCCGCGCGCCGGTCGCGCGCCGGTCGCGCGCCGGTCGCGACCGGATGGTGACCCGGCGACCCGCCGGACGTTCCTCCCGCCGAAAGTTTTCGTGACAAGCCATTGACGTCCGTCGCACGCCGGTGATGTGATCGCGGCCCCAGAGGATCTTTCACATTTCGATGGACAGTTGGAGGACGTCATGTCCAGGATCCGTCGTACCGCTCTCGCGGCGGCGCTCGCCGTGGCCGCCGCAGCCCTGTCGACCGCCGTCGGGCTGCCCGCCCCGGCCACGGCGGCGCCGCCCACGGCCGCGGTGGCGCTCGGCGACAGCTTCATCAGCGGCGAGGGCGCCGGGGCGTACACCCCGGTGGTCGACGTCAACGGCACGGCGCAGGGCTTCCCGGGCTGGACCGCGCCGAACAGCAACGCGTTCTTCTGCCACCGCTCGGCGAACGCCTCACTGCACCGGGCGAGCCTGCCGGGCATCCAGGACCGGTTCAACCTCGCGTGCTCCGGCGGCCAGCCGCACGACATCGCCGCCGTCTCCTCCGCCCGCACGGGTGGCCGGCAGGTCGCCGCCCAGCTCGACCAGCTCCGCGCGGTCGCCCGTACCCACGACATCGACCTGGTGCTGCTCGGCCTCGGCTCGAACAACAGCTCGTTCACCTTCGGCGACGTCGCGGAGAAGTGCGCCAACCGCTTCATCGCCGACGCCTGGACCGGCTGGTGGGAGTTCTGGGCCTATCTGGGCGGGCCGGTGGAGCAGGAGCCCTGCACGGACGCCGACCTGGCCACCGCCGCCCAGTGGAACGCCGCGACCGCGGAGACCACGGCGGCGGTACGCCAGCTGCTCACGACGCTGCGCGAGATCGACGCCGACGGCCAGCACCGGATCGTCTTCCAGGACTACACCAACCCGCTGCCGTTCGACCTCGAACCGGCGTTCCACAGCGAGGACAGCCGGGACGACACGCGGGACAAGTTCCGGGCGCTGGGCGCCGAGCGGTACGCGGCCGGCTGCCCGATCCACCGGGCCAGCCTGCTGCCGGGGCACCGCTTCTCGCAGGGCCTGGGCACGCTGGTGAGGTCGGCCCGGGACAGCATGGCCGCCGAGTTCCCCGGCGCGGACCTGGTCTACCTCAACGTGCAGCGGGCCTTCGACGGCGCCCGGCTCTGCGAGTCGACGACCAGCCCGGCCGGTGCGCTGGCCACCCCGATCCGGCTTCAGGACAACCCGCCGAACGGCACCTTCGTCACCAGCCTGGAGGGCAAGGACAAGATCGCCATCCAGCGGATCGCGAACACCTGCGTGACCTACTTCCAGACCTGCCAGGAATCCTGGCACCCGAACGCCGCCGGCCACCAGGTGCTCGGGCAGTGCCTGAGCGGGGCCGCCGCCACCGGCGCCCGCGCGGTCTCCTGCGTCCGCGCCGGCGACGGCTCGATCACCGTCTCCTGACCCGGGCGGCCCGCACCGGGCCCCGTGCCGTCAGGCGCGGGGCCCGGTAGCTGTCCGGCACGGGCCCGGTAGCTGTCCGGCACGGGCCCGGCAGCTGTCCGGCACGGGCCCGGCAGCGGACGGCACGGGCCCGGTGAGGTCCGGCCCGGGGCCCGGTGACGTCTCGTCCTCGGCCTGCCCCGGGCCGTCAGGCGCGGGGCCCGGTGACGTCTCGCACCGGCCCCGTGCCGTCGGGCACGGGGCCCCGGGCGCGGGGCAGGCCGAGGGTGAGCAGCACGGGGCCGACCGGCCCGTCGACGAGGCCGCCGAGGGTCACCCCGTCCAGCACCGCGAGGAACGCGTCCCGGGCACGGCGCAGTTCCCCCCGCAGCCGGCAGGCCGCCCGCAGCGAGCAGGCCGGCTCGTCGCAGGACACCACCTCGTCGTCGCCCTCGAAGGCCCGGACCACCCGGCCCACCGTGATGTCGTGGCCGCCCTCGGCGAGGGCCACCCCGCCCGAGCGGCCCCGGATGGTGACCAGCACCCCGATCCGCTGCAACCGCTGGACCACCTTCGCGACGTGGTTG harbors:
- a CDS encoding DNA gyrase/topoisomerase IV subunit A encodes the protein MARRKDDRAKVDLSAFDQAGARVFDNPLVTEVSDSYLEYAFSVIHSRALPDARDGLKPVHRRILWSMYESGFRPDRAHVKSARVVGDVMGRYHPHGDTAIYDAMVRLAQDFSLNVPLIDGHGNFGSQDDGPAAARYTEARMSREAMLLVGEMGEDTVDVEPNYDGSLTQPTVLPAAFPNLLVNGASGIAVGMATNMIPHNLGEVVSAARWLINHPDATLDKLMEFVPGPDLPTGGLLLGLDEVRRAYETGRGVVRMRGKVEIGPLEGSRGRQAITVVELPYGVGAEKVIAAITNEVNKTKRLTGIADVKDLTDRESGTRLVIECKVGVNPQALLADLYRLTPLEQSFGVNNLVLVDGQPQTLGLKALLEVFLAHRYEVVTRRSSYRRRKREERLHLVDGLLIALLDIDKVVKLIRASEDAQAAKDGLMQKFRLSEIQATYILDTPLRRLTRYDRIELEAEQEKLRTEIAQLSTILDDPKVLKKVVSDELAAVVKQFGAPRRTTLVDGDLKEVLAASAPAGPLEVADDPCQVILSATGLVARTAAESEEASEGRRRHGRVKHDAVRAVVHSTARGRVLLVTSAGRAFKVDVLPLPVLPEQAGTVSLRGGMAAAELVPLEPGETVVGLAPLGPTAEGSPGLALGTRQGVVKVCAPEWPVRSDEFEVIGLREGDEVVGATWLTDGAETLTFVTSEASLLRFAAGLVRPQGLKGGGMAGINLPAGARVVFFGAVRTDDPAHGEPMVVTSTGATVKVTPFQAYPAKGRATGGVRAHRFLKGETDVVVAWVGPRPVGATATGEPVELPAADPRRDGSGFAVMLGPTVVGHQVERD
- a CDS encoding class I SAM-dependent methyltransferase produces the protein MGGEDRADRLSAESLAAGDPTGWFERLYTEAQRGDAVVPWDREAPHGMLVGWAAARGLAGSGRRAVVVGCGYGRDAEHVAGLGFATVAFDVSPTAVEGARRRHPRSAVDYRVADLFDPPAGWRHGFDLVVESMTVQALPVELRGAATAAVASLVAPGGTLLVIAAGRGDDEAPPAGPPWPLSRAEVAGFAVDGVTPVEVEAHEDPAGVRRWRAEFRRPA
- a CDS encoding RrF2 family transcriptional regulator; amino-acid sequence: MKLNRSTDMALRIAMLAAANPRRMTVDELSDQLELPRNHVAKVVQRLQRIGVLVTIRGRSGGVALAEGGHDITVGRVVRAFEGDDEVVSCDEPACSLRAACRLRGELRRARDAFLAVLDGVTLGGLVDGPVGPVLLTLGLPRARGPVPDGTGPVRDVTGPRA